TGGTTACTGCCACATCTACCATTTCAGCAGACAAAGAGTAATCCGGCATTGTTACATAACCGTTTTCGTCAGCTTCAGGATTGGAAGGATCATATACTTTCTGAATACTTACGGCTTTATCTTCAATCCTTGCCACATAAGGTTTTTTACTCACCTGGTCAGTATTGATTATCACTTTTTTCTGTTTATATAAACTGCCGCCAGTCGTTTTCGTAGAATTTAAATTAGCAATATTTTCCGCCACGGTTTCCAGTTTCTGCTGCTGCACATCCATGCCGGCCTTGCTGATATCCAGAACTTCGAAGACGTCAGCCAGGCTCATAGTTAACAGGAACAGCAAAACTAATACAGGTTTCATTACCCTTTCCCTAAAGTTACAACTTTTTTCATAATTTTTAATTTCGATGATAAAAGCTGAGCATAGGAAGTCATTTTCAAATTATTTTCAGCCAGTTTGGTAAGTTCATTATCAAGCAACGCGTTTTTGTCAGCGCGTTTCATCTTGGCTCTTTCCAGTTCATCCTTGAATTTGATATTAACAAAATTATTGGATTCAATATTGGCAATATTGGTAGCGATATCTTTTTGTACACTACCAGCCTGCTTAATAGCTTTTTCCAGATTATCAAAAGATTGTCCGTAAACAATGCCGGGAGTATCAATATCCATCAGACGCTCCATTCTTTATTCAGTTTACCGCCAAGCTTGTGTTTCAATCTTTCCAGAAGCTTCATATGCATACGGCTGACTTTGCTTTTGGAAACATTCAGAACTTTGGCAATTTCAATCTGGCTTTTGCCCTCATAATAATACATTTTTACGATCTGCCGTTCTTCATCTTTAAGTTCCTCAATGGATTCCTGTAGAAAAATACGCTCATTGGTCCTCTCGATACGGTTGATGATCTCATTGCTGATATCATCTTTTTTCAGCATGTTGGCTACATTTTCTATATTTTCCAGAGATAACAAATAAACAATTGCGGAATTAGACAAGGCGACCTGCAAAGCTCCGTCCCGTTCTTCCTCTGTACGTGGGTTAATTTCCTCCAGTACACTTTTAGCTATTTCCTGAATTTTTTCCTGAACTTTTTCTTTATCCACTTTGCGCTGATAGGACGGATTCCTGGATTTCCATTCCTTACGAATATAATCCAGTACTTCTCCTCTTATCCTGTAAGTGGCATAAGTTTTAAACAAGGCACCTTTATCGTTTTTATAATTTTTCCAGGCTTTCATAAGGCCTTCATAGCCGTAGCCAACAAGATCGTCAAACTCTATACCCGGAGGAATATTGCCACCGGAAAAAATCGAAGCGACAATAGTGCGGATTAAATTCAAATATTCATCCATTTTATCCGGAGGTATGGAGT
Above is a window of Candidatus Margulisiibacteriota bacterium DNA encoding:
- the flgC gene encoding flagellar basal body rod protein FlgC — its product is MKPVLVLLFLLTMSLADVFEVLDISKAGMDVQQQKLETVAENIANLNSTKTTGGSLYKQKKVIINTDQVSKKPYVARIEDKAVSIQKVYDPSNPEADENGYVTMPDYSLSAEMVDVAVTRRMYDANAAVFNSAKQVAQTLMNLGK
- a CDS encoding sigma-70 family RNA polymerase sigma factor, encoding MEDSIEIKEINPHTRAIELEKSKDSIPPDKMDEYLNLIRTIVASIFSGGNIPPGIEFDDLVGYGYEGLMKAWKNYKNDKGALFKTYATYRIRGEVLDYIRKEWKSRNPSYQRKVDKEKVQEKIQEIAKSVLEEINPRTEEERDGALQVALSNSAIVYLLSLENIENVANMLKKDDISNEIINRIERTNERIFLQESIEELKDEERQIVKMYYYEGKSQIEIAKVLNVSKSKVSRMHMKLLERLKHKLGGKLNKEWSV